One window of Medicago truncatula cultivar Jemalong A17 chromosome 2, MtrunA17r5.0-ANR, whole genome shotgun sequence genomic DNA carries:
- the LOC25488151 gene encoding uncharacterized protein — protein MFTTHRRTTLLYLKTLTFSPSPKNPLPFSHYFSTNTSDSTFFAVSYLINNFGFSPQFASKLSSTYNVHFKTARKPDSVLNFFRNHGFSDSQIRTVIAKEPRLLSCDPLKRVLPKFQFFLSKGASNSDIVNIVSKNPMFLTASLDKKIVPTYELVYKYLQSDKHILALLNCNPTFFGRSSVEHNIRLLIQSGVTDINIARLLRNNIKFFMTGNLPELVKELKDLGFHPSQSIFSVALIAKTYLSKSRWNEKVDVFKKWGWSDEDVREAFKKQPQCMLTSIDKINSVMNFWVNQLGWDALAIAKTPRVLGASLERRIIPRASVVEYLLKRGLHKKEASLTSPFIVIDKTFYDMYINRFKEESSYLLKLYEENLNLAQTKEKTGMI, from the coding sequence ATGTTTACTACTCATCGCCGTACAACCCTTCTCTATCTCAAGACCTTAACTTTCTCACCATCCCCCAAAAACCCATTACCattttctcactatttttccACCAACACTTCAGATTCAACCTTTTTTGCCGTCTCTTACCTCATCAACAATTTTGGCTTTTCCCCACAATTTGCTTCCAAACTTTCCTCCACTTACAATGTTCATTTCAAAACTGCCCGAAAACCTGATTCAGTTCTCAACTTCTTTAGAAACCATGGTTTCTCTGATTCCCAAATACGCACTGTCATTGCAAAGGAACCACGGTTGCTTTCATGCGATCCCTTGAAAAGGGTTCTgccaaagtttcaattttttctctccaaaGGTGCTTCTAACTCTGACATTGTTAACATTGTTAGTAAGAACCCTATGTTCCTTACTGCAAGCTTGGACAAGAAAATAGTTCCGACTTATGAATTGGTTTATAAATACTTGCAATCTGACAAACACATTCTTGCTTTGTTGAATTGCAATCCAACTTTCTTTGGAAGAAGTAGCGTGGAACATAACATCAGATTGTTGATTCAGAGTGGAGTTACAGACATAAATATTGCAAGATTGCTTCGGAACAATATTAAGTTTTTCATGACAGGCAACTTGCCTGAGTTGGTGAAGGAATTAAAGGATTTGGGGTTTCATCCGTCACAATCAATTTTCTCAGTAGCATTGATTGCCAAAACATATTTATCCAAAAGCCGATGGAATGAAAAAGTTGATGTCTTTAAGAAATGGGGATGGTCTGATGAAGATGTCCGTGAAGCATTTAAAAAGCAACCTCAATGTATGTTAACATCCATTGATAAAATAAACTCAGTGATGAACTTTTGGGTCAATCAGTTAGGTTGGGATGCTTTGGCCATTGCCAAAACACCAAGGGTTTTGGGGGCCAGTTTGGAGCGAAGGATCATACCAAGAGCCTCCGTTGTGGAATATCTTCTGAAGAGAGGTTTGCATAAAAAGGAAGCAAGTTTAACTTCTCCGTTTATAGTCATTGATAAGACATTCTATGACATGTATATAAATCGTTTTAAGGAGGAGTCTTCTTACCTATTAAAGCTTTACGAAGAAAATTTGAATCTTGCACAAACCAAGGAAAAAACTGGCATGATATGA